The genomic stretch TACCTACACCCAGTTCAACTAAAAAAACCTCGGAGAATCAAGGgagaattgctacactacctacgaaattttttttttggtattttctttagaCATACTTCCCTTAAGAAAATTGTCTAGAAGATCCACAGTCGGGAAAAGTCCAacatttttatgtttttatttatttatttattttataatttctgCCTAAAAACAActaacaagaaaaacaaaaataaaaaaacaaattctaaaaataaaaacaaattctTAAAACAATTAACTAACACAATTAGCTAACGAAAGTGACACTTACTACAACAACAAAAACAGTTAACAACTACTAATATTTACAAGTTCCCACCCCATATTTAAATCATGCAATGTCCTCAGTGCATGCACAATTTgacaaaataagaaataaaaagagtAGAGCAACATCTTCATCCTCTGACGCTCTCCACTCTTCATCATGTTCGTCCTTCTCCTCATCATTATCTCCCTCACCATCTGACTGTTGTGGCTCTGCCTCAGACTTCTCCAGTGTGTTGACATCCTCATCAGCGGGGAGTCTGTATCCATCTCCTACACCAACCAGCTGTTGGGCATCAGCATTGAGCAGGTATCATTGCTCCAATTCAGTCCTCTCCTCAGATGTGTCCACGCAACCCCTTATCCGCAGCCGCAAATGCATCATCCCATAGAGATGGGCCATATAACTATCATCACGTGCATTGTGCTCAGCACCTGTCAATGAGGAGTACCAGCCTCGTCTTTCAGCCAAAGATTAGTGATGTATGTTTGTCGGATGAGATGATCGATAGTGTGGTCAAACTCAGGCTCCTCCTCAACCCCCTCGTGTTGTAGGAACCGAGTCAAGAAATTAGGAAGTGGCATTCGAACAATTTTCTTACTCGTTCTCACTGATGATATCTGGTAGCGAATCAGATGACCCACATTTACCCTCTGCCCTATCATAAGGAAGTATAGCACACAGGTCCTCTCACGGCTCACAAGCGTGTCATGATTGCACGGTAGGAGCCGTGCGTTTATCAACTTAAGCCACACCTGAGCctctgccttcatcttcttcttagGGAACCTCTTGTGACAGTTTGTTACCTTATCCCGAACCCATGCAGCAGTAGACTCCACCCCACAGAGCGTGTGCCTCAGCTCTCTATATGTAGGCCAGTGAATGAATTGGTCCAATGGCTCCACAGGAACATTTGGCGCACCTAAAAAGTCACTTATGGCCTTGGCCGAAAAATCTATCAAGCGTCCATGGATTGGCACCAGCTCCTCAGTGTCCTGTAGGTCTAACCCCGCATAGAATTCCCTGACTAGGTTGAGATTGATGTCCCCTGTGTTCTTAAAAACATAGCTTAACCCCAAATCCTAGATGCCTTTCCAAATCGCCGGATACTTCACTTTCACGCTGCATTCCTGTATACCTCCTTCCGAATGGACATGTTTAGGCCTACAATGCCTGTACCAATCCCTCGTATGCAGAGGTATGCTATTTATGCCAAACTCCCATTGGCCTTGGGGTTGTGGACGTGTGGCATCTATAGCTGCCGCAGCTTGTGCGCCACTCAGACTAGAGTTAGCTTCTccccattttcttttctttggagGAGGTGCGGAGGTCGCCTTTGCTTTAGCTTGGGCAGTTGAAGTGGCCTTTCCTTTGCCTGTGTCTTTTCTGGGAGGCATCTTCGTTCCTACACAATTAAGCAGTAGTCAGATAATGCTACATTACACACTACACACATAATCTTTCCCAACTTGCCgaggttactcagacttcacctcGTAGTTTCTTAATATTAGAATCAAACCACAATACATGGGCTACCCGCAATCCAACCCACACTTAATATTTTAATGTGGTGCACGACTACATAACACTAGTTTATTAATCCCGGAGACTCGGGCTCAAATAGGGACAAGGAATGCCATTGAGGCATTATATCAAACATTTAACAAGCACTAGCGCCATGGGAGTTCGTATGGAAATGAGGGATTGCCTCATCCTCCCAAATCGGCTTGGGGTTCCGTATTACCACATGTTTTCACAATCGCAGCACCATTCCTATGGGGTTCATGGGGTTTGGGGCACACAAACTCAATACTACAATAAAGAACAACTACCAACAATGAAGAACAACCACCAACTCAATACATGTACCCAACTCGAAATTACAAAGGAAAAAGATCAAATCATAcctttgaagcttttgagaggaGGGATCTGCCTGAGAATTTTTGATGAGTGCGAAAGAATGGCAAGACTAAGCTTGACTTCAATGGGGGTGGGAAAGACAACTATGGCAATATGCTGGTGAGTGTGTGTGGGTGAGAAAGCAAATCGTGCAGTTTGTTTGTGTTCTTGTGAAATTTCTTGTGTTTAGTGTTTTAAGGAGTGTATGTGAGGTTAAGTTCGactaaaataaagagaaaaaactAAAAGTGGGCTGAAATACTTACCTGGCGTTAGCCAGGCGTGGCCAGCCTAAGGCCTTGTTAAGCCTGGCTTTGCCAGCCCCAGCTCCTGGTGTATGTCAGGTGACGCTTAAATCCTACTCGACTCGCCCAAACTCACCTACAAACTTTTTAGTacctaaaaacaaaaagaaaaattctaaCTACACTAAAAATCAACTACACCTTAgttaatgtcgtggcacgacGAATACAACAGTCCAATGGGTTGCCTTCCATAAAGCGCCTAATTCAACGTCGCAACACGATGCAGGTAAGCGCATTTAAGGTACGCTCAACATCGGAGGCTCGATCAAATGAATCACTGACACTACCTTTGCTTCATCCATGCCTACATAATGTTTTAATCTGTGTCCATTAACTCTGAACTTGCGAGAGACAGTTTCCGCAACAACCTCTACGGCGCTAGTGGGATGAATTTCAACTACACGAAATGGCCCTGACCATCTTGACTTTAATTTTCCCGAAAATAACCTCAGTCTTGAATTTTATAGCAATACCCTATCTCCGGGTTTAAAAATCCGTTCAATAATATTTTTATCATGTATCACAttcattctctccttgtataATCTTGACTCAAAAGCGTGATAtcgaaactcatcaagctcatgcAACTCCGTGACTCTACTTGTTCCCACAGCTTCAATATCGAGATTCAACTGCCTCAACACCCACAAAGCTCTATGCTCCAACTTCATCGGTAGGTGAcacgccttcccaaacaccaacttgtatggtgacatgtCGATTGGAGTTTTGAAAGAGGTTCGAtaagcccagagtgcatcatctaactttcTCGCCCAATCTATTCTAGTAGCATTCACAGTCTTAGTCaacacactctttatctctctgttCGAAACTTCCACTTGACCATTCGTTTATGGATAATATGGGGCGAcaaccttgtggcgtacatcatacttctCTAACAACTTCGTGAAGGCTCGATTACaaaagtgagtgcctccgtcactgattcctgcccttggagtgccaaatcgggtgaatatattctttctcaaaaaaccaAATACCCCCTTTGCATCATTTGTAGGGAGCGCTGCAGCCTCCACCCATTTAGACACGTAGTCCACAACAACGAGTATGTACTTGCTACCATATGAGCTGACAAAAGTCCCCATGAAATCGATTCCCCAAACATCAAACACTTCTACCTCCTGAATTGGGTTCATAGGCATCTCATGTCGACGGGAAATATTCCCggttcgttggcattcatcacaaccCTTTATCCATAAATGAGCATTTTTGAACTATGTTAGCCAATAGAAGCCCAACTCCAAGACTTTCACAGCTGTCCTTACTCCCCCGAAATGCCCACCATATGGTGACGCATGGCATGCCTACAAAATAGAAGACTGGTCTATCTCGGGGATACATCTCCGGATCATGTTATCAATACAAATCCTGAATaggtaaggctcatcccaataatacatgtgacaatcacaaaagaactttttcttttggatAGAGGAAATGACATAAGGAACAATATCGCTCGCCAGGTAGTTTGCaatgtctgcataccatggcgcttcctcAAGATTTGTGGCTAATAGTTGTTCATATGAGAAAGCTTCCGGAATCTCTTCTACCTCAACCTTCTTCTCAACTTTTTCCAGCCTAGACAAGTGATCATCTAATTGGTTCTCCGTCCTTTTCGGTCACAGATTTCTAAATCGAATTCTTATAGCAGTAGCACCCATCAAATTAGGCGCATTTTTGACTCCTTATTCTCGATTAAGTACATGAGAGTAGCATGGTCAGTATAAACAATTACCTTCGAGCCTATCAGGTATGACCTTAATTTGTCAAATGCGAACACCACTGCTAGCATCTCCTTCTCGGTCACACTGTAATTTAGCTAGGCTCCACTCATCGTTCTACTTGTGTATTATATTGGATGCATGGCTTTATCTTTTCGCTGCCCAAGAACTGCTCCCACAGCatagtcactagcatcacacatcaGCTCAACTGGTTGCTCCTAGTCAGGGGAAACTGTGATAGGTGCTATTACCAATCTCTTCTTCAGTTCCTCAAACGATACCCTGCAGTCATCAGAAAACacaaaagggtgatctttttcaagCAATTTATAATAGGGTTTaacaattttggaaaaatattttataaatctCCTATAGAAATCGGtgtgcccaaggaaacttctgATTGCTTTGACGGAAGTGGGTGGTGGAAGCTTTTCTATCATATCAACCTTTGCACGATCTACCTCAATGCCTTTACTCGACActaggtgccccaagactataccTTCCTGTAGCATGAAATGGTATTTTTCCCAGTTGAGTACCAGATTCGTCTCGATACACCTCTTCAATACTCTTCTCAAGTTCATAAGGCAATCATCGAATgagttccccaccactgagaagtcatccatgaaaacctctatTATTTCCTCTAACATATCCATGaagatggccatcatgcacctttgaaaTGTGGCAAGTGCGTTGTATAGACCAAACGGCATTCTCCGAAAAGCGTAAATTCCATAAGGGCAGGTAAACAATGTTTTCTCTTTGTCCTCCGGGGCAATAGAGATTTAattataccccgagtacccaTATAGAAAGCAAAAGTaggacctccctgccaatctatccagcatctgatcaatgaataGCAGTGGGAAATGGTCTTTCCGGGTAGctaagttcaacttcctataATCCATACAGATTCGCCAACTTGTGACTGTTCGTATAGAGATCAATTCGTTCTTCTCATTTTTCACTACCGTCATACCTCCCTTTTTTGGCACACACTGAACTAGGATGACCCAGTTGCTGTCAGAGATGGGGAgtatgattcccgcatctaatcacttgatcacttctttcttcaccacttctttcaTATTGtggttcagccttctttgatgttctctaAAAGGTTTGTGCCCATCTTCCAATAAaatcttatgcatacagaagGCCGAGCTGATACCCTTAATGTCTGCAATGGTCCAACCAATTGCAGTCTTGCACTCCGTCagtacctgcaaaagttgttCTGCCTACACACATCTAACAACCTAGATAAGATAATAACAAGAAAAGTTGAGTTAGGTCCTAAGAAGGCATACCTGAGATGATGTGGTAGTGGCTTTAGTTCCAACTTTGGTGGCTCTTCTATCgatggcttagctggaggagtttTTCTTTCCTCTAAGTGCAAAGGCTCAAATTCGAGCTCCCTTCTCCAAAAACCTTGGCCTTCAAGAGCAAGTACCACTCCAACAAGTCTTCTCCATTGGCTTCATCTAAGTTCATGAGACAGGCTGCTAGAGGGTCTTTAGTGTTCAATGTCTCATCTTCCTCCTCCAAAATTACATCCACGGCATCTATTAGTGAGCAATTAgcaaattcacttggtcgccGCATAGATTTCTACACgttgaatgttatctcttcatcATTTAATCTCATTTTGAGCTCTCCAGTTTCACAGTCAATTAGAGCTCTCCTAGTGGCTaagaatggtcttcccaaaattatgagAATTTCCTCGTCAACCCGACAGTCAAGAATGACAAAATTTGCTAGGAACATAAACTTTCCAACCTGTACTAATACATCATCGAGAATATCGGAGGGCCTTTTCACTGTCCGGACAGCCAGCTGTAGTAACATGGAcatgggtctagctcttccaatgcccAATATTTTATATATAGCCAGTGGAATCAAGTTTATGCTCTCCCCCAAGTCACACAGTGTCTTAGCAAACACATAGTTGCATATTGTGCATGGGATTATGAAACTCCCTGGGTCAGACAGCTTCTCGGCTATGGGTCTCATCACAACAACACTATATGTCTGAGTCAGTGTAACCATGGCCAAGTCTTGAAAGTCGAACTTAcgagacatcaagtccttcatcatttttgcataaccaggAATTTCCTTTAAGgcatcaatcaatggaatgtTTACCTGAATTTGCTTCAACATCTCCAAGAATTACTTGTACTGCTCATCTTTCTAATACTTGGCCAATCTCTGTGGGAATGTTGCTGGACATCGCTTCTTCCCtgttatttgattttttttcttgttcAGGCACTGCTTCTACTGTCATTTCCTATGCTACCTTAGTCTCCCTTACAACCTATTTTTCTTTGTTGGTGTTCTCTTGTGCATTTTGTACTATCACCTCAGTTAACACTATTGAATCATCTATCTCAATGGGTATTGGCACTAGTGTTTCAGCAGGTCAGCTTTCATGAGCGATTTCTTGCTCCAGATCTAGGTCTTTACCATTTCATAGACTCACTGCCATAAGCTGTTTCCGGCCCTTCTCCTTTGGATTGATTTGTGTGTTTGCAGGTAACGTTCCTTGGGGACGATTATTTAAAGCCATCAAAATCTGTCATAATTGAATCTCAATATTCTTTATCGCTGATTCATGTGAGTATACTCTTTCAGTTATTTTTCCAGTGGACCCAATCAATTGTTGCATCATCCCCTTAAGTTCAGCAAACTCATCATCGTGTCTCACAATCTGTTGTTGTTGAGGTTGTTGATAAGCCTGCTGCTGATTTTACTAGTTCTAACCATGTTGCCTTTGGTAAGGCACCACTTGACCCTGTGGTTGCATAGCCCTAAGATTGTTGGTGTTGTTGTACTACTAGATGTTCTATATTGTTGATTCTGCTAACCCCAATTCTGGTCACCTTGCCTCTGTCCCCCATAGTTGGCCACATAGTTTATATTTTCCTCATATTGCTGGTTATCACCTTCCTCACTCCACAAGCAAACATATGGTTGATTAATTCATGATGTACATAAGCCCCCATTAGTTGTATAAACTATGTGTACCCTGCTGCTTCTGGCTCGTTTCATCAATCTTTTTGGTGGGGATGCTCACTTGTGTCACTAGAGTGGCCATATTTTTAGCTATGGAGTTAGTTGGGTCTAAAGCCATTAAGTGAACTACAGGAGTGATTGGAGAGTCCCTTGTCATCCATCCTGAGTTTTGGGTCATCTTGTCAAGTAAGATCTTGCTTTCTCTaaatgttttgctcaaaaatgctccacccgctgaagcatcaacattggCCTTCAAGCTATCTGCCAATCCCATGTAAAATCGCTGCACCAACATCTACTCTGGAATGTCATGATGTGGACACTTAACCAGCAGACCCTTGAACCTCTCCCACATTTCTTGTAATGTCTTTGTTGGTTTCTGTCTGAAGCTCAATATCTCATtaatttgttgagcagtcttaTTGGGTAGGTAGAATTTGTTCATAATTTGCTTGACTAATTtctcccaagtagtgatggagttTATGGGGAGTGAATTAAGCCAAATCTGAGCTGCTTCCGTCACTAAGAATCGAAACAACAATAGCCTTATTTCTTCCGGTGTCACATTATATTGCCTTTGCGTGGCACATATCGACAGGAAATTCTTCAGATGCTACTGAGGATCTTCAACGTATGACCCTGGGAACAGTCTCTTGTTCTGCAACAAATGCAGTATGTTATTTGTGATTTGAAATGATTCTGCTTGTATCTGAGGGAATGCAATTACAGTTGCCAGATTGTTGGcggtgggttgtgcccagtcatacaATGATGCTTCTGGCACAAGAGGCACCACACCCTGATTGTTCGGGTCATTTGCATTATTTCTATTGTTTAGATTTTCTACTCCGTCATCCATGTCTGGTTCGATTTGTTCTGTTGAGTTATGTTGTTGTTTGCCTTTCTTGTTTGCATGATTCAgtgccttgaaaactttctcaggatctgataatgcttgGAACAATTCACCAATTCTTGATGAGTTTCTAGGTATGCACCTATAACACCCAATACTacaaacgttagaatttcaatgTACTTGGTTTGAATTGAAGAAAATTGACTACGCTAAGAATTTTAGCACTTCTTTTAGCTGCAATTAATAACACCTTTAATTCCCCGctaacgacgccaaaatttgatcatgcccaactatgccttataaaaaggacaaagcgatTGCTGCAAATATATCCCGGTTAACAAGTCCAGAGTCGAATCCCATAGgaaattaacctatcaatcacagctGTCGAACACACACAATTTCACGTATTCAATCTTCAGAAATATTTAAGTAATAGATTGGATGTTTACTAACTAAATATTACGTAATGAAAATGCAATAATTAAGAACTACCTATGAACGGGTTGTAAATAAGAATTGGAATGATCTAAGGTtctgatttcccctattgtcagaatcctttccgctatgttttctataaatttgcctaagtcttctctatcgatcatgagctctctgactgtcgtaactctctcccgagtaattacaatAATATAGTAGACATCTTCTCCTGAATTATGCTAGCTAGCCTTAAGTACatctcacttagatcgcaccaacctttcgttatccctaatcctacctttaaaccctttgtattgatccctcatatatgttaggagtgatgttattcaacaactacctaaatatacactctcttccaagtaatacatactaaataggaaCAGTTAAtcgagggcccttcaatcaacatcaataagcatatagttgaacaaatataGAGAATACTCTGGCAAATTTATATTAATGTAACaagaaaatcatcctccaataggttccatcaaaaccctagattaggcgtttagctactcatactcatAGTAACAATATCCAAAGTAATTTGCATAATTAAATTACAGAGTAAAGATAAAGGGATGAGGTCAAATCCTAGTCAAGCCGGGAAACAATTTAAGTCTTCAAAATTCGGACTGGACCTGGCCTCAGGCCTGGCGTCACCAGCCTAGCCTTAGCCTGGCCTTTGGCTGGCTTTTGCCTGGCCCCAAGCCTAGCGTCTCCAGCCTAACGCTAGCCTCAGCCTGGCCTTTGGCTAGCCTCGCCAGGCTAAGCCTGGTTCACCCTGGCCTTTGGCTGGCGTCGCCAAGCTAATGCCTTGTTCAGCCTGACATTTGGCTGGCTTTCGCCTGGCCTCTCCATTTTATTGTTCTCGAACATATTTTCAATGTTAAGTATCCATTTTTCTCTACTTTCATCTTCAAttcacctacacataaaatagactcCATTACGCGCAAATAAAGTATAATTTATCATTAACGCATGTAGAATGCAAGGCACGTAATGtgctaaatcatgaattatagccATATATCAATCTTCAACATACAATTTGTTGTTTCCGAAAGGGTTCATTATTATTTCATACCGGGGCTGTCTAATGGTACGGTATTACGGGTACACGTACCGGACCGTACCACTCCGATGGTTTCGTAGGGGTAGAGGATTTTGGGGTGGAGGGTAAGGGTAATGGTAGAGTACCCAATTTAGTACCCATAGTACCGGTACCGGAAGTACCCTTAAGGTACTGTACCAGTATAGGACCCGCACCAGTAACCCAACGgcattatttttattaaaaaaatagccATTTTATACCGTTAGCCAACGGCTAAAAACCACTATTTTTGCCTCCCTATCCCCCCAACATCCCCCATACCCCCTAATTTATGTTTTTCCCTAAGTTTGTTCGAATACACTTTAGCtctattttaaaattataaataccATATTTCATTCTTTCAATTTTCATTCAAAAACTCTAATATCTctctaattctctctctctctatctctaatTGTAATTAACGTTTATAGATTATTTTAGTATAACTTTTCAAACATCAACATCAAGTATTTGATTGCGTATAGTTTTTTTGGCGCTACACTACTCTTTGGAGCAATTTCTCCATCTACATCAATTATACATCGACATTTATGTCGGTGTTTGGTACATCCGTTCGAACTCTtattaatttttgcatttttttgtaCTTgtgttattatttatttttattttaattattaattaatagaAATTGCTCCTAATGGCTCCTAAACTAGTGAAAAATGTGCTTAAAAATTGTCTAAGGGTCTAGCTCTAATACTCCTACTCATGTCGACGACTTCACTCACGTAGATGAAACACCTGAATATCATGTTGTTAATGTTAATTATCAACCACTATATCACGAAACACTACAAGCACATTATggtaattttgatattttttagtGAGGAAGAAAGGACTTAAATGAAACACCTACTAGTCCTGCTCCTGCAACTTCAACTCAGAGTCAATCTCAGTTGGGAGCTGATGTTCCATTACCTTCCACTAGAGAACCAGTTAAAAAAAAGATTAATTTATTGGCAATGGTTTATGCAGGATAAGGCTAATGAAAAGGCTATTTGTAAACTTGTAAACAACAATTAACTTTTAAACATATATCTGGTCATGGCGGGACGGGAGGTTTAATGAAGCATATGCAACTTAAGCATAAAGATATTTGGCTTGCTAGGGAGGGGGTCCCCGTTCTGAAACAAATCCTACTCAGTTAGGCACGGTTCTCATACTGTACAACCACAAATTAACTCTGTGACGGGAGGTCTTCTCCATTATGACCAAAAAAGGATAGAGAAAATATAGCAAAAATGGTTATTGTAGAGGATTTGCCTTTTAGTTTTCCGTCATCTCACAGGTTTGTTTGTTACATATAAGAAACCTATAATCCTGCTTTTCAAGATTTTTCTAGAGCAACTATTAGAAGTGATATTTTTAAATTCCAACGTGGATATCAATAATATTTACGGTATTTATTTTTCCACTTAGATTGTAGagtttctatcatttctgacATAGGTCGTAAAGTAAATGGTTATGATTACTTAACAGTTATATGTCACTGGATAGATAACAACTGGAATATGCAAAAATACATTATTAGTCATAAATTTGTTGATGATCGACACACTGGTATTTTtatttctaaacaaattaaagaaattTGTGATTTTTATGGACTTTCTAACAAAATTATTACTATTACTTTATATAATGCTTCTAAGAACACTTCTACTATTGGAGTTTTGAAAACTAGATTAACTCGACCTTTTGCGAATGTATTTTATAT from Nicotiana sylvestris chromosome 12, ASM39365v2, whole genome shotgun sequence encodes the following:
- the LOC138884252 gene encoding uncharacterized protein; its protein translation is MLKQIQVNIPLIDALKEIPGYAKMMKDLMSRKFDFQDLAMVTLTQTYSVVVMRPIAEKLSDPGSFIIPCTICNYVFAKTLCDLGESINLIPLAIYKILGIGRARPMSMLLQLAVRTVKRPSDILDDVLVQVGKFMFLANFVILDCRVDEEILIILGRPFLATRRALIDCETGELKMRLNDEEITFNV